One Candidatus Binataceae bacterium genomic window, ACTGACCTGTCGAAGTTCACCCAGCGCCAGCTCAACGCGATCGCCCAGCGCCTAAATCAGCGGCCTCGAAAGACCTTGGGATTCCAAACCCCAGCACGTACACTTAGCAGCAACGTTGCATCGACCCATTGAACTGGCCGGAGCAAACTTTGCTGTTCATGGTCATCGAGCGGTTTAGGGATCGAGATCCACTTCCGATTTATCGACATCTGCGCGATCGCGGGCGGATGGTGCCGGAGGGACTCACCTACCTCGATAGCTGGGTCGAGCCTAACTTTGATCGCTGTTTTCAGTTGATGGAGTGCGATGATCTGCGGCTGATCCAGCAATGGGTCCTGAATTGGCGCGGTTCGGGCGTGACGATCGAAATCGTGCCGGTGGTTCCAAGCAAGGACACCATGGAGGTGGTCGGGCCGCGCCTGGA contains:
- a CDS encoding IS30 family transposase; protein product: TDLSKFTQRQLNAIAQRLNQRPRKTLGFQTPARTLSSNVASTH
- a CDS encoding DUF3303 family protein, with amino-acid sequence MVIERFRDRDPLPIYRHLRDRGRMVPEGLTYLDSWVEPNFDRCFQLMECDDLRLIQQWVLNWRGSGVTIEIVPVVPSKDTMEVVGPRLDKESTS